AATAAGAATAAGGATCCGAGGTGCAAAGCCTTCGCTCTGATGCGTAACAAATAGCTGCTGTGCGAGCCTGCGTGAGATGTGGGGAGAGCCAAACACATCCTTTGCCATGTGATGTGATGAGGAGGGTCGCTTCTAGCAGGAAACAAGcaaagaaggggggggggattgCACTGCTGACCCCCCCACATCGGTGATGAGGCAGTTGCCAAAaccaggagcagggctggaggggctgcgctgcttTCCACCAAGGACAGAAAGTACAGTCATGTGGGAATACAGCTGCGTGGCACCTATGTGGGTGTAGGAGGTGCTCTTTgggcagcagatgctgctgtgaTGCCGTAATCGCTTGGGGCATCCCCTGTGGTTCCCACAAGCCGTGATGAGTTAGGGGAAACACTGCAGTCCCGGGATGCCCACAAGGCAGGGCAGGCCGTGGGATGGGTGCTGAAGTGGCAGCATGAGGTTATCACACCTACTGCACATCTAATCTCTGCTTATCACAGATCTGCGATGACTTCCTATTGACACCAGAAAcccactttcttctctttttcctgtgcACGAGTTCCATTTCTCTGCTTCCTAAAACGATAACCGAGGCATTCGATGCAATATCTACAAGGTTTGCTCAACTTCCCTCCAGCTCCCTTGATCAACAGCATTTATTGGCCTTTTCCCCACTAATTGCCCGGGGTGCTTTTCCAggtactgcagcactgctgtatAGAATAACACAGCCCATCCCTCTATCCCTGCAGCCATCCCCGTGGTTTTGatcaaccccccccccattccttGGCAGCTCAGCACCGGCTTTGTCCCACTCGCAGGCTCCAATACCCAGAAATTTCCACTAAGGGAATTCTTAGAAATACTCGAGTAAAGGATTGCATCCTCTCGTGGTGACCCTGAGAAAGGTTTTAATGTACAGTGTGGCTCTGCCCCTCTGATTCTCAGTAACAATTGATTTTTCCCATACAGCGGAGCCGGTGGatgagaggcagcagcagagcagcccctgcaTGACCTCAGCTGTGTGGTCCTACCCCAACCTTTgccccactgcagctgcaccCCACAGGTGCTGGGCAACGTGGCTGTCACGTTTTGCAAGGCACAAGGACAATGTCTctctgggagcagctgctgcttatCTGTCCATCCATTGGCTCCTGCTACTGGGCAGTGCGTgggtgggtgctgtgggagCGGTGCAGGAGTTCCCCCTGCTCCCACCTTGCTCCTGCTGGGCCAACAAGCGTTGCAGCTCCTCCTGGTCCTGGAAGGGGTT
The sequence above is drawn from the Gallus gallus isolate bGalGal1 chromosome 11, bGalGal1.mat.broiler.GRCg7b, whole genome shotgun sequence genome and encodes:
- the DUSP22AL gene encoding uncharacterized protein DUSP22AL isoform X2, giving the protein MGSGMSKVVAGLYLGNIRDSEDRDSLRRHGVTHILSVHNRAKPVLEDMTYLCISASDSSSQNLIQHFKESIKFIHECRLRGGGCLVHCTEPGSVMITAGTPSRTRRSCNACWPSRSKVGAGGTPAPLPQHPPTHCPVAGANGWTDKQQLLPERHCPCALQNVTATLPSTCGVQLQWGKGWGRTTQLRSCRGCSAAASHPPAPLYGKNQLLLRIRGAEPHCTLKPFSGSPREDAILYSSISKNSLSGNFWVLEPASGTKPVLSCQGMGGGLIKTTGMAAGIEGWAVLFYTAVLQYLEKHPGQLVGKRPINAVDQGSWREVEQTL